Within the Trichocoleus desertorum ATA4-8-CV12 genome, the region CAAGTCAAGCAAGTCCTCGGCGATTACGCCCACCTCGTCAAAATCATCACCCTGGCCCCCGAACTCGACCCCACCGGAGCCGCGATCGCCTACTTGCAATCCCTCGGCATCACCGTCAGCCTTGGACACTCCCAAGCTACCGCCACCCAAGCTCAGCAAGCCTTCGCCCAGGGGTCTACAATGGTCACCCACGCCTTCAACGCCATGCCCAGCCTGCACCACCGCGAACCTGGCCTACTCGGAGCCGCGATCGCTGACCCCCATGTGCAATGTGGCTTCATCGCCGACGGTCAACACGTCTCCCCCATCATGCTCGACCTCCTGTTACGAGCCAGCCATTACGACCAAGGCTTATTCCTAGTCAGCGACGCCCTCGCCCCCCTTGGCCTCCCCGATGGTACTTACCCCTGGGATACTCGCCAAATCGAAGTCAAACAAGGCACTGCTAGCCTCCCCGACGGCACATTATCTGGGACAACGTTGCCATTGTTGGTTGGGGTGCAGAACTTAGTGAAATGGGGAATTTGCGATATTGAACAGGCGATCGCCCTAGCCACCACTGCACCCAGACGCGCGATCGGTTGGTGGCAAGAACCCGCAGGAGAACATTGCCCCTACCGAGGTCAGCCAGCTAGCAACTTGCTGCGATGGGCGATCGATCCTGAAACTCAGAACCTAAGCTGGAAGCGAGTAGAGCAGACCTCTCCCCAACCTCTCTCCTACAAGAGGAGCTAAAGAATCTTATCTCCCCTTCCCTTGCAGGGAAGGGGCCGGGGGTTAGGTCGCAAAGTTTCTCCCACAGTTAAACTCGTCTGGAGGGGGTCTGGGGGACGCAGCCGTCCCTCAGCGGGAGTTTGAGGGCAGGTGCCCTCAAGGCTCGGATTCCCCAATGGTCACCAAAAGCATCAGAGAGCCGCGATCGCCCGAACCCAAAATTATCACCCCAACAACAAATCATCATAGGATTGAGAACTGTAGTCTGTATGAAACCCAGCAAATAGAACCAAATTTATGAACGTGGTGGATGATAAAACCGTAGTCCGGGAGTACTTCAACGCAACCGGATTTGACCGCTGGCGACGCATTTACGGCGATGGAGAAGTTAACAAAGTCCAACTCGACATTCGCATTGGGCATCAACAGACCATTGATCACGTCTTAGGCTGGCTCAAAGCCGACGACAACCTCTCACAAATCACCGTATGCGACGCAGGCTGCGGGGTTGGTAGCCTCAGCATCCCCTTGGCTGAAGCAGGCGCTAAAGTCTTCAGCAGCGACATTTCCGAAAAAATGGTTGAAGAAGCCAAAGACAGAGCTGCCTCCGAGCTAGGCCAAACCACCAACCCCACCTTCAGCGTTCAAGACCTAGAAAGTCTGAGCGGTAAGTATCACACCGTCATCTGCCTGGACGTGCTGATTCATTACCCCCAAGAGAAAGCCGCTGACATGATCGCCTATCTCAGCTCTCTGGCAGACTCTCGCTTGATTCTCAGCTTTGCCCCCAAAACCCTCGCCTACAGCTTGCTGAAAAAAATTGGCGACTTCTTCCCTGGCCCCAGCAAAGCCACCCGTGCCTACCTGCATCGGGAAGCAGACGTAGTAAAAATCCTAGAAGCCAACGGCTGGAAAATTGAGCGCAACGCCATGACCAAAACCCGCTTCTACTTCTCCCGCCTCCTGGAAGCCGTGAAAAAATAAGCTGCAAAATTCGACAGCCTCAAGATTCGATAAATTCAGAGGCAAGGGCGATCGCGACAGGCTAGAATCTCGGCTAGCGCGATCGCCTCATGTTGTAAGCCGAAATGATCAGTGCCTGCGGTACAATCTCGGCAAACTTGCAGACTCACTCATCGTCATGAAACTGCTTCAAAAATTAGCAGCTGGATTCTTGCTCACTTGGGGATTGTTGTTTCTCATCGTTCCTGTGGCAGTGCTGCCCGACAAAAACGCTTCTCAGGAAGATCGAGATTCTGCAATCGGTTGTCTAGTAGGCGGCATCCCCATTACGGCCTGGGGGGCTTGGTTAACTTGGGGACTGTATCGACAACGCCAGAAGGAAGAACGCGATCGCCTGCAAGCAATCTTTTATCATCTACTCAAGCAAGGCCACGGCTCTGTCACTGTTTTGGAGTTAGCGATGGAGGCTAAACTTTCTGGAGCAGACGCGAAACAGTATTTAGATGCCAAGGCGAGGGAGTTTGGAGCCACGTTTGATGTCACCGATCGCGGCAGTATTGCCTATGAGTTTGACCTGAAAGCCGTGAGTTTGTTGGAGGCTGGTTCAATCCCACTCAACTCAGACCACTGGCGATCGCTCCAGTAAGCCAAGCTCGCTAGCATGAAGCGTAGATGTGTTTGAGAGGATTGGCATGGTTCGTATCTTTTTGGCGATCGCGGCAATTTTGGCAGGTTTAGCAGTGGCGGCGGGAGCATTTGCGTCTCACGCTTTGCGAGATAAGTTGAGCGATCGGGCTTTGGAGATTTTTGAGACGGCTTCGCGCTACCAGATGTATCATGCGTTGGCTTTGTTGTTGGTGGCGGTGCTGCTGGCTCAGGTGGCGATACCCTCTACTTTATTGCACATAGCAGGTTATGCGTTTCTGACAGGGATTGTGCTGTTTTCTGGCAGTTTATATGCGTTGAGTCTTTCTGGGGTGAAGTGGCTGGGCGCGATTACTCCTCTCGGTGGGGTGGCGTTTTTGATTGGCTGGGGATGTGTGGCGGCGGCAGCTTGGAGTTTTAAGTAACCTAACCCCTCAGTCCCCTTCCCTAAAAAACTCCCCTCGCCTCGTAGGAGAGGGGCTGGGGGAGAGGTTCTTCAAGCCATCGTCAACGACATTAGCTCCTCGGCCATCTCGAAGTTGGCGGTGACGTTCTGGACATCATCGGAGTCTTCTAGGGCATCCATCAGTTTCAGGAGCGATCGCGCTTGATCGGGGTCGGTGACTTCCATCGTGTTGTTGGGCATCCAGCGCAGTTCGGCTTGTTGGATGTGGTAGCCCTTGTCTTTCAGCACTTGGGTAAGGTTCTCCAAGTTGGCGACTTCGGTGAACACTTCTGCGCCCTCAACTTCATCAACTTGCGTTAGCTCGTAAAATTCGGCTCCACCTTCAAGGGAGGCTTCTAGCAAGGCATCTTCATCAATTTGGCTGCTGGTGGCGTTGCGATTGCGTTTCCGTCCTTCTTCGGCTGGGGCAGCAGTGAGGGTAACGACGCCTTTTTGGTCAAACATCCAGCTCACACAGCCAGTTTCGCCTAAGTTGCCGCCATTTTTACTAAAGGCTTCGCGCATGTCGGCAGCGGTGCGGTTGCGGTTATCGGTCAAGGCTTCGATCAGTACTGCCACACCCCCAGGGCCATAGCCTTCGTAGCGAATGGCTTCTAAGGCGGCGTTGTCGGGGCCGAGTTTACCTGCTCCTTTGGCGATCGCCCGATCAATGTTGTCGTTGGGGATTCCAGCGGCTTTAGCTTTCTCGATCGCGGTACGAAGTTGGAAATTGCCGTTGGGGTCGGGCACGCCACTTCTGGCTGCTACAATAATCTCTCGCGAGATTTTAGTGAAGACTTTGCCCTTCACTGCATCGACTCTGGCTTTTTGGCGCTTGATATTGGCCCACTTACTATGTCCTGCCATAAAGAGGTGAGGTCAGACTGAAACCGTTAAAACTGCAATTGGATTGACTAGCATCGATGTTAGCAGAGGCTTTGCATCCACTACATTAGTTAGGTTGAGCGATCGCAACATCAAAAAGCTATGAATAGAGCGTGGAGGCAGTGCTTACAGGGAAGCTGGCAATCAACAGGGGTGAGAAATCTCATCGTGATTGCGCTCCTACTGCTGAGCATATTGGGGTGGTTTGACTGGACTACATCTGCGATCGCCGCTCCTCAGGTGACACATCTGGCACTGTGGCAAGGGGTAAACCCACCTCCCAATCGTGATGTGTTACAGAAACTGGTCGATCGATTTAATCAAACTCACACTGATATCCAGGTTGACTCAATTTATGTCGGGCAACCGGATGAGCAGATGCCCAAGATTCTCGCGGCTGTGGTGGGGAATTCAGCCCCGGACATGCTCTGGTTTGCCCCGATGATTACGGGGCAGTTGGTGGAGTTGGATGCGATTCGGCCTCTAGAGCCGTTGTTGGATCAGTCTCCTTTACGTGAGCAAATTGCGCCGACTCTGTTCGAGACAATGGAGTTGGAAAACCATCTCTGGTCGATTCCCTTTGGCACCAACAATGTCGGTATTTTCTATCGACCGAGTTTGTTTGAAGCCGCTGGTATTACCCAACTGCCCAAAACCTGGGAGGAGTTGCGGCAAGTCGCGCAGACTTTAACTCGCGACACCGATGGCGATCGCCGCATTGACCAACATGGCATTCTCCTACCATTGGGGAAAGGTGAGTGGACAGTATTTAACTGGTTACCGTTTATGTGGAGTGGAGGCGGAGAACTCACAACTACAGGTCAAGCTGATCCATCTGCGGTTAACTTAGCAAACTCAGGGGCGATCGCGGCTTTGCAATTGTGGAGAGACTTGCTAGACGATGGTTCTGCTGTTTTATCTCTCCCAGAACGCGGCTATGAACTAGATGGTTTTCTCGCAGGCAAAGTCGCCATGCAACTCTCTGGCCCCTGGACGCTGGGCCAACTGCAAGCTACCGGAGTCGATTTCGGCGTCATTCCCATCCCTATTGGAGATAAACAGGCAACGGCGAGCGGGGGAGAAAACCTATTTATTTTCAAAACCACACCAGAGCGAGAACGTGCGGCTTTTACGTTTGCAGAATATGTGTTGAGTGAGGAATTCCAAACGCAATGGGCTTTAGGAACAGGCTATCTACCCACTAATCTTGAGGCTCGGCAAAATCCCACCTATCAACAATTTGTCGCCCAACAACCTGGGGTCAGCGTATTCTTAGAACAAGCTCCCTACGGGCGATCGCGACCGATTTTCTTTGGATACAATCGTGTCTCTGAGCATTTGGGACGGGCGATCGAAGCTGTATTATTAGGCAAAAGCACTCCCGAAATAGCTCTGACAGAAGCACAACGCAGACTCAATTTAGTGTTTGGCAAGTTTGAGATAGAAGGAATGCGATCGCCAGCAGAGCAACAGCCAAACCTGCATATCAAGTAATTGTGAATTTCCTTGCAAGACACTGTTTTGAAGCGGTCAACGAAAAAATCGCAGGTTAGGTTAGTGCTGAGGCTACGCTTGGGTATCTTAAGCAGGAGCAAAGCCTCAAATCTCTACTCAACTAAGACATGTTGCCAAATCAAAACAGTTTTGTGGCTATTGACAGCAGTGGTCAAATCCGTGTTTCGGCCCAATCAGTAGCAGAAGCCAAAATTGCGATCAAAGAACGAGTTGAAATGTACATCGTCAAAAACTCATAACTTAGTAGAAACTAGCTATGAACCCAAGCGTTGTACATTATCAAACTCTTGAAGTTGAGCCAGGGGCATCTCAAGCTGAAATTAAACAAGCTTATAGAGATTTAGCCGTAGTTTGGCATCCCGATCGTTTTACTGATAACCCTAGACTCCGTGAAAAGGCAGAAGAAAAGCTCAAACAAATTAATGCTGCCTACGAAATTCTTAAATCCGCACCACCCCAAGCTTCCCAGGAGAAAGTACAAACCAAACCGGAACAAACAGTAAAAGTTAAACAGGAAAAGAAAGCAGAAGTTAAGCAAGAGCCATCGATTGAGATTCCTCAAAGCTGCAAGAAGTTGCAAGAGTTTCTTCAAGCAAGGAAATTGAAAGAAGCTGATCTAGAAACTAAAAGACTTTTGTTAGAGTTGACAGGCAGAACCAAAGAAGGTTGGATGCGCCCCGAAGACATTAGGGGTATATCTGGACAATCTCTCGCTGCCATTGATAAACTTTGGGCTCAAGCTAGTAATGGTCGCTTCGGGCTGAGTATTCAAAGTAGAGTTTGGGAGAAGCTGGGATGTGTTTCTTCCCCAGATACTTCTATGCAGACCTTGAGTGAAAACAAGTTTGGTCAATATGTGCACTGGCGGGTCAATGGCACTTGGCTATCTCCGTGGGATTCCTTCAATTACAGTTTTCAGGCTCCTCTGGGTAGCTTGCCTAGAGAATATATGTTCGCGCTGAGTGGTTGGTGGAGCTACTCCAAAGGCTGGACAGGTTATTTGTTACTGAGATTTGACGCTCTCTTTCCGAAGCCTAAATAGTGTAGAGAGATAGATGCTGCTCTCGGTTGTCGTGTCAGGAGCGATCGCACTACCGCATTGTCTATTCTTGAAGTCTCTGTCTTTTGTAAACCACTGGAATTGCGATCGCCATCAACATCACCAGGTTGGCAGTCCAAAATAGGACAACACCGCTAAAGCCAACCCATGCAAAACGGGGCAATGATAGTTGGGTGAATCCATCCAGTAATTGCCATAACCGAAAAGCAGTGTAGCAAAAGCCAATAGGCACCACAACACTAGGAACTAACCATTGGCTGAACACGCGCTCCGAGATTAGCTGCACCGCAACGACTAGTAAGTAACTCCCCCAGAACATCAATGCAGCAGGTTGCCCCCAAGACTGGACACATAAGGCGATCGGCAATAAAACCCCAACCACTAAGGCTAGCTTGACCCACCCCCACAGAAATGACCATTGCTGTTCACTAAATCCAATTTCTGCTGAAAAGGGGAGACGTTGGGCTTTAACACCAAAGCCGTAGGCGATCGCTAGGCTGGTTATAACCAGAATAAAAAGCGTAATAACTAGTCCGTTATTAGCTGCCACAACTCCTTCTGCATTAGCCTTCAGCATAATTTCTTTAGATGTTGAGCCTTAATCCTAACTAAGCCAAGGTAGCTTTCTGAAGGGATATGTTTCAATCAACCAAAGAGAGATGTATAACAATTAAAAGCTGTGAGGCTTCAGGCAAAAGGTGAGTCGAATTGTAGCTACCTTACCTACCGCCTGTTAACACCTGCTCAGCCGTTAGTTGCAAATCTGGAAAGGTTGGAGAAACAATGGCCTGGTCACCCCGAAATTGCTGAATTTCATACTCTCCATCCACTAGCATACAGACGGAGAGGGTAGGTTGTTTAGGTTTCCCAATGTGTCGAGTGCCACCTAAAGCTGCATAATCGGCAATCCAATATTCAGGGATGCCTAAAACTGCGTAGTCTTCCACTTTACGAGCATAATCATTTTGCCAGTTGCTACTAACTACTTCGGCAACAAATTTAATCGAACTCCCTAGCGTCAAGATAGATTGATCGGCCCAAAGTGGTTCTTGGAAAAGTTCATCTCGGTCAACAACTGCAACGTCAGGTCGAAATGCTGTGATACCTCTGTTTGCAGGACGTAATAATCCCCGTTGCAGCACAAACCAGGTTAATCCTGTTCCATCGATCTGCACACAGAGCTTGGTGGTAATGAAAGTGGCAACTTCCTCATGTTGGCCCGTTGGTTCCAAGTCGAACACCTCTCCGTCGATCAACTCATAGCGATTATCGCCACCATAAGAAGCAAGAAACTCGTCGAAGCTGAGTGGCTTCTGTTGGATTAGTTGGTCGCTCGCTTGCGTACCTGTATAGCGTATCGCAATGGTCATAGGTCAACTTATCCCAATCAATACCCTCAGTTTACCAAAGCGAACATGTAATGAAGATGTGCCGGATAAGCCTGCTGCTGGGGATAGATACTCAACATAATGATGAAGGTGCAAGTTACTGGACACAAAGAAAATTTTCTCTCAGAGGAATTTCTAATTCAAGAATTTGATTTTCCAGGCCTATAGTAAAGACGAGCTTACGCTTTTTCCACCATTTTTATTAGAACTTGAGATGTCTTACCTTGCTCTTGCGCATCGATATTATCTGGATATTGATCACATAGGATCTTGACCTCACGAGCATAATTTAGAATCTCATTTGATGAACCTTTGGTTTCAACAAGGGAAATGCAGTAATACATTAAAGCTGAAACTAGCTGCATCTCTATATGCTCACCTCTAGTTGAGGCTAATTGACGATACAAGTTAATCGCTTCATCACAAAAAAATTTGGCTTCTTCAAATTTTTGTAACTTAATACACACCGCAGTGAAGTTCAGCAATATATCTGCCAGGTCTTCTAGATAAGCTTTATACTTTTTCTCAGCTAGCTTCCTAGCGTGCGGAAGTAAGTCCAGATAGGTTTTCTCAGCGGCATTTAAGTCATTATTTGCAAGATAAAAATAGCCTAAAGCAGCAAGATTTTTGACTAATCCTTCCAAATAAAAACTTTCATTCCCCAAAACTAGTTCTTCGTATATATTTTTAGCATTTAAAAATGAAATTTGAGCTTTTCTATTCATTTCAAGGGCACTATAAGTAGTCCCAAGATTATTAAGAACTAAGGCGTGCCTATATTTGAGAAAAGGTATACCAAGTATCTTAGAATTACTATGCTCAGGATTCTCTTCTTGAAGTTTTGCATCTAATTCATCAATAACACCAAACAAGGAGTTCGCCAGTTCTAAATACTCTTGGGATTGTTGATGATCTCCTCTATAGTAATAACAAGCTCCTATGTTTTGAAAAATAATGGGGATAAATGGAAGATGTTTATAGATTTGCAACTCCTCAAGTTTTTCACAAACAGAAAGAGCATTAAAAAAATATATTTCAGCTATTTCAGCTTGCCCAAGATTACAATAAATACTTCCAACCTCCTCAATTTTTAAGACCAAATTGAGAAGATAACTTTCTGGTTCACGTTCTGCCAATCTCCCATAAATTTCTAAGCCTTTTACCAGTACTTCCTCTGCTTCGGAAAACTGCAAATTCAATGTAAGAAGCTTTGCTTTAAGAAAACGACTATCAGCATTTTTGCGCATCGAGTCATTAAGTATATTTTCTCTCTCTTGAATTCTCGCGAGTTCAGCGTCTAACTCTACTTCATTAAGGATGTCAATGGCTTTATCAATTTCTGCGTTTAAGAAGCAAAATACAGCTTTTGGGTATAGTTCAGATGCTGTACTAAGATCAATATCATTGAGTTTTTGAAGTATACTTTCAACCTGTTGCTCCAGAAAAGTCTTTTGATTCTCCAATTCTAAAATTCGATTTTGTAACTTTGAT harbors:
- the bchM gene encoding magnesium protoporphyrin IX methyltransferase, whose amino-acid sequence is MNVVDDKTVVREYFNATGFDRWRRIYGDGEVNKVQLDIRIGHQQTIDHVLGWLKADDNLSQITVCDAGCGVGSLSIPLAEAGAKVFSSDISEKMVEEAKDRAASELGQTTNPTFSVQDLESLSGKYHTVICLDVLIHYPQEKAADMIAYLSSLADSRLILSFAPKTLAYSLLKKIGDFFPGPSKATRAYLHREADVVKILEANGWKIERNAMTKTRFYFSRLLEAVKK
- a CDS encoding ABC transporter substrate-binding protein, with product MNRAWRQCLQGSWQSTGVRNLIVIALLLLSILGWFDWTTSAIAAPQVTHLALWQGVNPPPNRDVLQKLVDRFNQTHTDIQVDSIYVGQPDEQMPKILAAVVGNSAPDMLWFAPMITGQLVELDAIRPLEPLLDQSPLREQIAPTLFETMELENHLWSIPFGTNNVGIFYRPSLFEAAGITQLPKTWEELRQVAQTLTRDTDGDRRIDQHGILLPLGKGEWTVFNWLPFMWSGGGELTTTGQADPSAVNLANSGAIAALQLWRDLLDDGSAVLSLPERGYELDGFLAGKVAMQLSGPWTLGQLQATGVDFGVIPIPIGDKQATASGGENLFIFKTTPERERAAFTFAEYVLSEEFQTQWALGTGYLPTNLEARQNPTYQQFVAQQPGVSVFLEQAPYGRSRPIFFGYNRVSEHLGRAIEAVLLGKSTPEIALTEAQRRLNLVFGKFEIEGMRSPAEQQPNLHIK
- a CDS encoding GUN4 domain-containing protein, with product MNPSVVHYQTLEVEPGASQAEIKQAYRDLAVVWHPDRFTDNPRLREKAEEKLKQINAAYEILKSAPPQASQEKVQTKPEQTVKVKQEKKAEVKQEPSIEIPQSCKKLQEFLQARKLKEADLETKRLLLELTGRTKEGWMRPEDIRGISGQSLAAIDKLWAQASNGRFGLSIQSRVWEKLGCVSSPDTSMQTLSENKFGQYVHWRVNGTWLSPWDSFNYSFQAPLGSLPREYMFALSGWWSYSKGWTGYLLLRFDALFPKPK
- a CDS encoding DUF423 domain-containing protein, whose translation is MVRIFLAIAAILAGLAVAAGAFASHALRDKLSDRALEIFETASRYQMYHALALLLVAVLLAQVAIPSTLLHIAGYAFLTGIVLFSGSLYALSLSGVKWLGAITPLGGVAFLIGWGCVAAAAWSFK
- a CDS encoding YebC/PmpR family DNA-binding transcriptional regulator, whose product is MAGHSKWANIKRQKARVDAVKGKVFTKISREIIVAARSGVPDPNGNFQLRTAIEKAKAAGIPNDNIDRAIAKGAGKLGPDNAALEAIRYEGYGPGGVAVLIEALTDNRNRTAADMREAFSKNGGNLGETGCVSWMFDQKGVVTLTAAPAEEGRKRNRNATSSQIDEDALLEASLEGGAEFYELTQVDEVEGAEVFTEVANLENLTQVLKDKGYHIQQAELRWMPNNTMEVTDPDQARSLLKLMDALEDSDDVQNVTANFEMAEELMSLTMA
- the nagA gene encoding N-acetylglucosamine-6-phosphate deacetylase; this encodes MDIIKARVPGYSGIQHIHIQDGVIQRVELMGQSVAGVIPIHEPLLDVNEDWISLGGIDLQINGALGLAFPDLAPEHLGKLTEICQFLWQQGVDGFFPTLVTTSIENIQRSLATIAQFIEQIQPTQTRAAQILGVHLEGPFLNPEKRGAHPAEYLLPLTVEQVKQVLGDYAHLVKIITLAPELDPTGAAIAYLQSLGITVSLGHSQATATQAQQAFAQGSTMVTHAFNAMPSLHHREPGLLGAAIADPHVQCGFIADGQHVSPIMLDLLLRASHYDQGLFLVSDALAPLGLPDGTYPWDTRQIEVKQGTASLPDGTLSGTTLPLLVGVQNLVKWGICDIEQAIALATTAPRRAIGWWQEPAGEHCPYRGQPASNLLRWAIDPETQNLSWKRVEQTSPQPLSYKRS
- a CDS encoding Uma2 family endonuclease — encoded protein: MTIAIRYTGTQASDQLIQQKPLSFDEFLASYGGDNRYELIDGEVFDLEPTGQHEEVATFITTKLCVQIDGTGLTWFVLQRGLLRPANRGITAFRPDVAVVDRDELFQEPLWADQSILTLGSSIKFVAEVVSSNWQNDYARKVEDYAVLGIPEYWIADYAALGGTRHIGKPKQPTLSVCMLVDGEYEIQQFRGDQAIVSPTFPDLQLTAEQVLTGGR
- a CDS encoding HNH endonuclease, yielding MSTKLEACGLSATTLRSTPSKMLVKHHALSTEEVTWLKQCVSRQPINQETVQKLLESSNFVCCCCKGIKSDAYIIHHIVEYEISQDNSYSNLVVLCPNDHDLAHRSPGLTSKLTIEQIKSSKESWEQQVRLHNLAMSESTEREDFILKIPRYQELQEQIKVLKDRITDKEKLLTRSEAFFDIEISKLQNRILELENQKTFLEQQVESILQKLNDIDLSTASELYPKAVFCFLNAEIDKAIDILNEVELDAELARIQERENILNDSMRKNADSRFLKAKLLTLNLQFSEAEEVLVKGLEIYGRLAEREPESYLLNLVLKIEEVGSIYCNLGQAEIAEIYFFNALSVCEKLEELQIYKHLPFIPIIFQNIGACYYYRGDHQQSQEYLELANSLFGVIDELDAKLQEENPEHSNSKILGIPFLKYRHALVLNNLGTTYSALEMNRKAQISFLNAKNIYEELVLGNESFYLEGLVKNLAALGYFYLANNDLNAAEKTYLDLLPHARKLAEKKYKAYLEDLADILLNFTAVCIKLQKFEEAKFFCDEAINLYRQLASTRGEHIEMQLVSALMYYCISLVETKGSSNEILNYAREVKILCDQYPDNIDAQEQGKTSQVLIKMVEKA